One region of Humidesulfovibrio mexicanus genomic DNA includes:
- a CDS encoding GAK system CofD-like protein has product MAKTWIRREVEIPNHMALARLEKCPELGPRVLFFSGGTALRRTSARLVHYTHNSVHVVTPFDSGGSSAKLRQAFNMPAVGDIRNRLMALADQSLRGNPEIFALFAHRLPKATGGQDELRRELDRMVRGRHELVAGIPDPMRKIVRNHLAMFQQNMPDSFDLSGASIGNLVLAGGYLANRRHLDPVIFMFSNLVQVRGTVRPVVNKNLHLAAELADGALVVGQHRMTGKETARLSQPIARLFLSDETGRPVEQPIRDKMRGLIASAELICYPMGSFHSSLLANLLPRGVGQAVAGASCPKVYVPSTGDDPECLGLGVADQVERLGQTLMADAPGIRLCDVLHYVLVDSRHGQYPGGLDVPRIRNLGVEVIDCPLIGYGASTDIDDRFLAPILLSLA; this is encoded by the coding sequence GTGGCCAAGACCTGGATCCGCCGCGAGGTGGAGATTCCCAATCACATGGCCCTGGCGCGGCTGGAGAAGTGCCCGGAGCTGGGGCCCCGGGTGCTGTTCTTCAGCGGGGGCACGGCCCTGCGCAGAACCAGCGCCCGGCTGGTGCACTACACGCACAACTCCGTGCACGTGGTTACGCCCTTCGACTCCGGCGGCAGCTCGGCCAAGCTCCGGCAGGCCTTCAACATGCCCGCCGTGGGCGACATCCGCAACCGGCTTATGGCCCTGGCCGACCAGAGCCTGCGCGGCAACCCGGAGATTTTCGCGCTCTTCGCCCACCGCCTGCCCAAGGCGACAGGCGGCCAGGACGAGCTGCGCCGCGAGCTGGACCGCATGGTGCGCGGCAGGCACGAACTGGTGGCGGGCATTCCCGACCCCATGCGCAAGATTGTGCGCAACCATCTGGCCATGTTCCAGCAGAACATGCCCGACAGCTTCGACCTCTCAGGGGCGAGCATCGGCAACCTGGTGCTGGCCGGGGGGTATCTGGCCAACCGCAGGCACCTGGATCCGGTGATCTTCATGTTCTCCAACCTGGTGCAGGTGCGCGGCACCGTACGCCCTGTGGTGAACAAGAACCTGCACCTAGCCGCGGAATTGGCCGACGGAGCCCTTGTGGTGGGCCAGCACCGCATGACCGGCAAGGAGACGGCCAGACTCTCCCAGCCCATCGCCCGCCTGTTTCTCTCCGACGAGACCGGCCGCCCGGTGGAACAGCCCATCCGCGACAAGATGCGCGGCCTCATCGCCTCGGCCGAGCTCATCTGCTACCCCATGGGCAGCTTCCATTCCAGCCTGCTGGCCAACCTGCTGCCGCGCGGGGTGGGCCAGGCCGTGGCCGGGGCCTCCTGCCCCAAGGTCTACGTGCCCTCCACCGGGGACGACCCGGAATGCCTGGGCCTGGGCGTGGCCGACCAGGTGGAGCGCCTGGGCCAAACCCTCATGGCCGACGCCCCCGGCATCCGCCTGTGCGACGTGCTGCACTACGTGCTGGTGGACTCGCGCCACGGGCAGTACCCCGGCGGGCTGGACGTGCCGCGCATACGGAACCTGGGCGTGGAGGTCATCGACTGCCCGCTCATCGGCTACGGCGCCAGCACGGACATCGACGACCGTTTTCTCGCGCCCATTCTGCTTTCCCTGGCGTGA
- a CDS encoding amphi-Trp domain-containing protein: protein MDKDKIEMKAVMETAAVADYLEALARGFKKGQITVEKGGESLTLIPVETAEVEVEARVKKDKARFSLEVTWRVAREQDDPTALRISAEASVGAGKDGPAKALEKKDRKEEDKTSDAKPAAKPEAKPAAKPAAKPEAKPEAKPEEKNAAIPAAIPSSGPAVSPASGPATKPAPKA from the coding sequence ATGGACAAGGACAAGATCGAGATGAAGGCCGTGATGGAGACCGCCGCCGTGGCCGACTACCTGGAGGCACTGGCCAGGGGGTTCAAAAAGGGACAGATCACCGTTGAAAAGGGCGGCGAAAGCCTGACCCTCATCCCGGTGGAGACCGCCGAGGTGGAGGTGGAGGCCCGCGTCAAGAAGGATAAGGCCCGCTTTTCCCTGGAGGTGACCTGGCGCGTGGCTCGCGAGCAGGATGACCCAACGGCCCTGCGCATCAGCGCCGAGGCCTCGGTGGGCGCGGGCAAGGACGGCCCCGCCAAGGCCCTTGAAAAGAAGGACCGCAAGGAGGAGGACAAGACGTCCGATGCGAAGCCTGCGGCCAAGCCCGAGGCCAAGCCTGCGGCCAAGCCTGCGGCCAAGCCTGAGGCCAAGCCTGAGGCCAAGCCTGAAGAAAAGAACGCCGCGATCCCCGCCGCCATCCCGTCTTCCGGCCCGGCTGTCTCCCCTGCTTCCGGCCCGGCCACGAAGCCCGCGCCCAAGGCCTAG
- a CDS encoding glycosyltransferase, protein MTETAADRQRFCIDLHVHSRHSTRPSQWVLQRMGCPESFTAPRTIYDTARALGMGLVTITDHNTIAGALEIAHLPGAFVSEEITTYFPEDRCKLHVLAYDITEAQHADIQRVRGDVFELVPYLRAQGIVHVLAHPLFAVNGKLTAEHFEQALLLFNVLELNGSRDEGQNRALRRIVGGLGREDVERLACKHGIAPFGDTPWEKALVAGSDDHSSLGIARMHTSFPGPATVNTLLRGLAAGEGLVQGEAATPWNMAHNLCGIAYQFYKSRAGRLPESHLCLRYANALLDPRARRPRGFGHRLRALADRARLAAFSLAADKNSTSAMLLAEAGRVIRADAAMLDAARGRNASAKPEDSWRRFVSRVADRMLARFAGRTLAAVQRADIFGLLHEVAQAGSLYAMLSPFLISCGLFASERAFARQCLEAFGHAPARHKPGGLKMAHFTDTFAEVNGVARTIQQQIALAEKHGKDMTVVTCGAGLEADDLGPGAARFAPIGSFQLPEYPEIALHYPPFLKLLAWCAEQDFDCILTATPGPMGLAGLAIARILKIPVHGTYHTAFPEYVRMFTEDPAMEDTAWRYMRWFYGSMDTIYAPSRSTAQDLAQRGIGAERIVVHPRGVDAERFRPDRQGAFFRDLGLERQFKLLYVGRVSREKSLDVLAEAFRLVHAHRPDARLVVVGDGPYLEEMRAATADLPVVFTGYLSGEALAQAYAGSDLFVFPSATDTFGNVVLEAQASGLPVVVTSAGGPREAMQPGRTGLVVEPGDPAALAMSVLDLMLDRQRLADMAVLARKHAAQTSFDQAFLRTWDIYASTVRGEADTTPTFQPGPPSGPRPGPVRPDAGGPAGQQARAA, encoded by the coding sequence ATGACAGAAACAGCAGCCGACCGTCAGCGCTTTTGCATCGACCTGCACGTGCACTCGCGCCACTCCACGCGGCCCTCCCAATGGGTGCTCCAGCGCATGGGCTGCCCGGAGAGCTTCACCGCCCCGCGCACTATTTACGACACCGCCCGGGCGCTGGGCATGGGGCTCGTCACCATCACCGACCACAACACCATCGCCGGGGCCCTGGAGATCGCCCACCTGCCCGGCGCCTTCGTCAGCGAGGAGATCACCACCTACTTCCCCGAGGACCGCTGCAAGCTGCACGTGCTGGCCTACGACATCACCGAGGCCCAGCACGCGGACATCCAGCGCGTGCGCGGGGACGTGTTCGAGCTGGTCCCCTATCTGCGCGCCCAGGGCATCGTGCATGTGCTGGCGCACCCGCTCTTCGCGGTCAACGGCAAGCTCACCGCGGAGCACTTCGAGCAGGCGCTCCTGCTCTTCAACGTCCTGGAGCTCAACGGCTCGCGCGACGAGGGCCAGAACCGGGCCCTGCGCCGCATCGTGGGCGGGCTTGGCCGCGAGGACGTGGAACGTCTGGCCTGCAAGCACGGCATCGCCCCCTTCGGCGACACGCCCTGGGAAAAGGCGCTGGTGGCCGGCAGCGACGACCATTCGTCCCTGGGCATCGCCCGGATGCACACCAGCTTCCCCGGCCCGGCCACGGTGAACACCCTGCTTAGAGGCCTGGCCGCTGGCGAGGGCCTGGTGCAGGGCGAGGCCGCCACCCCCTGGAACATGGCCCACAACCTGTGCGGCATCGCCTACCAGTTCTACAAGAGCCGCGCGGGCAGGCTGCCGGAAAGCCATCTGTGCCTGCGCTACGCCAACGCCCTGCTCGACCCCCGCGCCAGGCGGCCCAGAGGCTTCGGGCACAGGCTGCGCGCCCTGGCCGACCGCGCCCGGCTGGCCGCCTTCTCCCTTGCCGCGGACAAGAACTCCACCAGCGCCATGCTGCTGGCCGAGGCCGGGCGGGTCATCCGCGCCGATGCGGCCATGCTGGACGCCGCGCGGGGCCGCAACGCTTCGGCAAAGCCCGAAGACTCCTGGCGGCGCTTCGTGTCCCGCGTGGCCGACAGGATGCTTGCGCGCTTCGCCGGGCGCACGCTGGCGGCCGTGCAGCGCGCGGACATCTTCGGCCTGCTGCACGAGGTGGCCCAGGCCGGTTCGCTCTACGCCATGCTCTCGCCCTTCCTCATCTCCTGCGGGCTCTTCGCCTCGGAGCGGGCCTTCGCCCGGCAGTGCCTGGAGGCATTCGGCCACGCGCCGGCTCGGCACAAGCCCGGCGGCCTCAAGATGGCCCATTTCACCGACACCTTCGCCGAGGTCAACGGCGTGGCCCGCACCATCCAGCAACAAATCGCCCTGGCCGAAAAGCACGGCAAGGACATGACCGTGGTCACGTGCGGGGCCGGGCTGGAGGCGGACGACCTGGGCCCCGGCGCGGCCCGCTTCGCGCCCATCGGCTCGTTCCAGCTGCCGGAGTATCCGGAGATCGCCCTGCACTACCCGCCGTTCCTGAAGCTGCTCGCCTGGTGCGCGGAGCAGGACTTCGACTGCATCCTCACCGCCACCCCCGGCCCCATGGGCCTGGCCGGGCTGGCCATCGCGCGCATCCTCAAAATCCCCGTGCACGGCACCTACCACACCGCCTTCCCGGAGTACGTGCGCATGTTCACCGAGGACCCGGCCATGGAGGACACGGCCTGGCGCTACATGCGCTGGTTCTACGGCAGCATGGACACGATCTACGCCCCCAGCCGCAGCACCGCCCAGGACCTGGCCCAGCGCGGCATCGGCGCGGAGCGCATCGTGGTGCACCCGCGCGGAGTGGACGCCGAACGCTTCCGCCCGGACAGGCAAGGCGCCTTCTTCCGCGACCTGGGCCTGGAACGGCAGTTCAAGCTGCTGTACGTGGGCCGCGTGTCGCGCGAAAAAAGCCTGGACGTGCTGGCCGAGGCCTTCCGCCTGGTGCACGCCCACCGCCCGGACGCCCGGCTGGTGGTGGTGGGCGACGGGCCGTACCTGGAGGAGATGCGCGCGGCCACGGCGGACCTGCCCGTGGTCTTCACCGGCTATCTCTCGGGCGAGGCCCTGGCCCAGGCCTACGCCGGGTCGGATCTCTTCGTGTTCCCCTCGGCAACGGACACCTTCGGCAACGTGGTGCTGGAGGCGCAGGCCAGCGGCCTGCCCGTGGTGGTGACCAGCGCTGGCGGCCCGCGCGAGGCCATGCAGCCGGGCCGCACCGGACTTGTGGTGGAGCCCGGCGACCCGGCCGCCCTGGCCATGAGCGTGCTGGACCTGATGCTGGACCGTCAGCGTCTGGCCGACATGGCCGTGCTGGCCCGCAAGCACGCGGCCCAGACCTCCTTTGACCAGGCCTTCCTGCGCACCTGGGACATTTACGCCAGCACGGTGCGCGGCGAGGCCGACACCACGCCGACGTTCCAGCCGGGCCCGCCTTCCGGCCCCCGGCCCGGCCCTGTGCGCCCGGACGCGGGCGGTCCCGCCGGGCAGCAGGCCCGCGCGGCATAG
- a CDS encoding TraR/DksA family transcriptional regulator, with product MQTNLRQQLMDALNGLMPPVAPDPDMDDATRLDACADENEYASRVVEVGMQLVLRRRMEARRAEIEEALARMDAGTYGVCEDCGEDIALARLFANPTARLCVHCQSDRERGPLPRCA from the coding sequence ATGCAGACGAACCTTCGCCAGCAGTTGATGGACGCCCTGAACGGACTCATGCCCCCTGTCGCCCCGGACCCGGACATGGACGACGCCACCCGGCTCGACGCCTGCGCCGATGAAAACGAGTACGCCTCCCGCGTGGTGGAGGTGGGGATGCAGCTGGTGCTGCGCCGCCGCATGGAGGCCCGGCGCGCCGAGATAGAGGAGGCCCTTGCCCGCATGGACGCCGGGACCTACGGCGTGTGCGAGGACTGCGGCGAGGACATCGCCCTGGCGCGGCTTTTCGCCAACCCCACGGCGCGGCTGTGCGTGCACTGCCAGTCCGACCGGGAGCGCGGCCCGCTGCCGCGCTGCGCCTGA
- a CDS encoding 16S rRNA (guanine(527)-N(7))-methyltransferase RsmG — translation MTKRQKGAAAAAPYAPTPAETAAEAARAGFELSAPQAEALSRYLTLLLKWSRAMNLVGRTGWPEVFRDLAADSLHLARFLAEAGLPPNPLTLDLGAGAGLPGIPLRVLWPEGEYVLVELREKRAIFLTQAVAAVRLARTFVLHGRAEGAVQALPGLGLLRPRQGADLVLSRAFMPWPRLLPLAAGLLGPDRAEAGGKLVVLANEAPPAAIGEGLGAGFRLAGAREYPAGGGRRYFWLLELDRV, via the coding sequence ATGACCAAGAGACAGAAAGGCGCGGCCGCTGCCGCTCCGTACGCACCCACGCCCGCCGAGACGGCCGCCGAGGCCGCCCGCGCGGGCTTCGAGCTGTCCGCGCCGCAGGCGGAGGCCTTGTCCCGCTACCTGACCCTGCTGCTCAAGTGGAGCCGGGCCATGAACCTGGTGGGCCGCACCGGCTGGCCCGAGGTGTTCCGCGACCTGGCGGCGGACAGCCTGCACCTGGCGCGCTTTCTGGCCGAAGCGGGCCTGCCGCCGAATCCGTTGACCCTGGACCTTGGGGCGGGCGCGGGCCTGCCCGGCATCCCCCTGCGGGTGCTCTGGCCGGAGGGCGAGTACGTGCTGGTGGAACTGCGCGAAAAACGGGCCATTTTCTTGACCCAGGCCGTTGCGGCCGTGCGCTTGGCGCGCACCTTCGTGCTGCACGGCCGGGCCGAGGGCGCCGTGCAGGCCCTGCCGGGCCTTGGGCTTTTGCGTCCGCGCCAGGGCGCGGACCTGGTGCTGAGCCGGGCCTTCATGCCCTGGCCCAGGCTGCTGCCCCTGGCGGCCGGGCTTTTGGGCCCGGACCGCGCAGAGGCAGGCGGCAAACTGGTGGTGCTGGCCAACGAGGCCCCGCCAGCCGCCATCGGGGAGGGCCTGGGCGCGGGCTTCCGGCTGGCCGGGGCGCGGGAGTATCCGGCGGGCGGGGGGCGGCGCTACTTCTGGTTGCTGGAGTTGGACAGGGTCTGA
- a CDS encoding 23S rRNA (pseudouridine(1915)-N(3))-methyltransferase RlmH, whose translation MPLGCLFVGKCREAALRDAAELYALKLSRLARCDFVTVKDAPAACPPAEKPQREGRDILAKLPAGATPVLLDERGETWSSRELAARIKAWEDAARTPWFIVGGAFGLSDELRGRAKNGGAMFSLGRITLPHELARVVLLEQLYRAASINKGLPYHHD comes from the coding sequence GTGCCGCTGGGCTGCCTGTTTGTGGGCAAATGCCGCGAGGCCGCCCTGCGCGACGCGGCCGAGCTGTACGCCCTCAAGCTCTCCCGCCTGGCCCGCTGCGACTTCGTCACCGTCAAGGACGCCCCGGCCGCCTGCCCGCCTGCGGAAAAACCCCAGCGCGAGGGCCGCGACATTTTGGCCAAGCTGCCCGCCGGGGCCACGCCCGTGCTCCTTGACGAACGCGGCGAAACCTGGTCCAGCCGGGAGCTCGCGGCGCGCATCAAGGCCTGGGAGGACGCGGCCCGCACGCCCTGGTTCATCGTGGGCGGGGCCTTCGGCCTGTCCGACGAGCTGCGCGGCCGGGCCAAAAACGGCGGCGCCATGTTCTCCCTGGGACGCATCACCCTGCCGCACGAGCTGGCCCGCGTGGTGCTGCTGGAACAGCTGTACCGCGCCGCCAGCATCAACAAGGGCCTGCCCTATCACCACGACTGA